The following proteins are encoded in a genomic region of Camelus ferus isolate YT-003-E chromosome 8, BCGSAC_Cfer_1.0, whole genome shotgun sequence:
- the SOD2 gene encoding superoxide dismutase [Mn], mitochondrial, with protein MLCRAACSASRKLVPALGSLGSRQKHSLPDLPYDYGALEPHINAEIMQLHHSKHHAAYVNNLNVAEEKYQEALEKGDITAQVALQPAIKFNGGGHVNHSIFWTNLSPNGGGEPKGELLEAINRDFGSFSKFKEKLTAVSVGVQGSGWGWLGFNKEQGRLQIAACSNQDPLQGTTGLIPLLGIDVWEHAYYLQYKNVRPDYLKAIWNVISWENVTQRYLACKK; from the exons ATGTTGTGCCGGGCGGCGTGCAG CGCGAGCAGGAAGCTGGTGCCGGCTTTGGGGTCGCTGGGTTCCAGGCAGAAGCACAGCCTCCCCGACCTGCCCTACGACTATGGCGCCCTGGAGCCTCATATCAACGCCGAGATCATGCAGCTGCACCACAGCAAGCACCACGCGGCCTACGTGAATAACCTGAATGTCGCCGAGGAGAAGTATCAGGAGGCGCTGGAGAAGG GTGACATTACAGCTCAGGTAGCTCTGCAGCCGGCAATAAAGTTCAACGGTGGAGGCCATGTCAATCATTCCATTTTCTGGACAAACCTGAGTCCTAATGGTGGAGGAGAACCCAAAG ggGAATTACTGGAAGCCATCAACCGTGACTTTGGTTCCTTCAGCAAATTTAAGGAGAAGTTGACCGCTGTATCCGTTGGCGTCCAAGGCTCGGGTTGGGGTTGGCTTGGTTTCAATAAGGAACAGGGACGCTTACAGATTGCTGCTTGTTCTAACCAGGATCCCTTGCAAGGAACAACAG GTCTTATTCCATTGCTGGGAATTGATGTGTGGGAGCACGCTTACTACCTTCAGTATAAAAATGTTAGACCTGATTACCTGAAAGCTATTTGGAATGTAATCAGCTGGGAGAATGTAACTCAGAGATACCTGGCGTGCAAAAAGTAG